The Bacillus kexueae DNA window GAAATTGATCGTTACCGAAAGAAAAATGAAAATCGGCAATACGTACCAACGATTTATTTCGAATGGTGGCCAAAGCCCATTTTCACCCCTGGTCAAACGAACTGGTTAACTGAAATTGCGGAGTTAGCTGGGGGACGCAATTGCTTCTCAGACGTGGAATTAGCTAGTGTAAAAACAGACTGGGATGATGTTGTACGCCGAAATCCAGACTACATTTGTTTAGCCTGGGTTGGAGTAAAGCAAGAGAAAATGAGTATAAAACATGTTCTCAATCGGCCTTCAACTGAGAATATGAAAGCTGTGAAAACAAGACAAATTCATTTACTAGAAGAAGAATTGTATTGTCGTCCTTCTCCAAGACTTTTAGAAGGGTTACGAAAGCTTGATTCAATCATATCAATATCATCTTGCGTAAATGACTAAAACGTAAAAGAGCCTTCAAGAATGATGAAAAACAACGTTCTTGGAGGCTCTTTGATTGGTGTGAACTAACTTCTTGAATTCATTAGTTGTTGCCGAAAAACTTGCATAGATTCTGTTTCATTTAACGCTTCCAACTCATTTTCATCAAGGGTCCCATCACCATACTTTACAATATATACATCTACCTCTTTTTTCCCCCAGTTTTCGTAAACATCTTCTACGGTAGGATAATATAAATCCAATCGGTTTCCTTTAATAGCGGATCCTTTGTCAGCTACGACTCCAAAACCATAATCCGGAATGAACAAAATCGT harbors:
- a CDS encoding cobalamin-binding protein, with translation MRIISICPSNTEVVAWLETEHMLVAVDNSSDWPKSINTLPRLGPDLSIDMNRLEQLEPDLVLSSLSVPGMERNVEELEKRGIPQLILNPQSLADITDDIRKVGHALQLENVANEKALEFQQEIDRYRKKNENRQYVPTIYFEWWPKPIFTPGQTNWLTEIAELAGGRNCFSDVELASVKTDWDDVVRRNPDYICLAWVGVKQEKMSIKHVLNRPSTENMKAVKTRQIHLLEEELYCRPSPRLLEGLRKLDSIISISSCVND